One segment of Streptomyces bathyalis DNA contains the following:
- a CDS encoding aromatic ring-hydroxylating dioxygenase subunit alpha has translation MTSFVRNQWYVAAYGSEIGRTLFSRTVCSEPLLLWRTEAGAVTAMADRCVHRRFPLSQQPSRLDGDQVVCGYHGFTYGADGACVSVPGQQRIPRTARLATYPVVEQDSFVWVWIGEPEGADAELIPRAPWLDRPGWSVVSGMEPLAARYGLLVDNLLDLSHETYLHGGYIGTPEVAETPITTEVDEAAGIVRVSRHMEDAACPPFYAESTGIEGRITRWQDIEYHAPCLYLLHSRIAPVGTPPPRSDGSDPGAFHVEVVYAITPETDGSTHDFWAVARDFALEDEKVTDFLRENNRTVVLQDVVALEVLEKAVASEPPGRQELSINIDTGGLAARRILGRLREEGERRPEPATR, from the coding sequence ATGACATCTTTTGTCCGTAATCAATGGTATGTAGCGGCCTATGGCAGTGAGATCGGCCGCACGCTGTTCTCCCGTACGGTCTGCAGCGAGCCGCTGCTGCTCTGGCGCACAGAGGCCGGTGCGGTGACCGCCATGGCGGACCGCTGCGTGCACCGCCGCTTCCCGCTGTCGCAGCAGCCGAGCCGACTGGACGGCGACCAAGTGGTCTGCGGATACCACGGGTTCACCTACGGCGCGGACGGAGCGTGCGTCTCGGTACCGGGTCAGCAGCGGATTCCGCGCACGGCGCGTCTGGCGACGTACCCGGTCGTCGAGCAGGATTCCTTCGTCTGGGTCTGGATCGGAGAGCCCGAGGGGGCCGATGCCGAGCTGATTCCGCGCGCACCGTGGCTGGACCGTCCGGGCTGGAGCGTCGTGAGCGGGATGGAGCCGCTGGCGGCCCGCTACGGCCTGCTCGTGGACAACCTGCTCGACCTCTCCCACGAGACCTATCTGCACGGCGGCTACATCGGCACACCCGAGGTCGCGGAGACCCCCATCACCACGGAGGTCGACGAGGCCGCCGGGATCGTGCGGGTCAGCCGTCACATGGAGGACGCCGCCTGCCCTCCCTTCTACGCCGAGTCGACCGGCATCGAAGGACGCATCACGCGCTGGCAGGACATCGAATACCACGCCCCCTGCCTGTACTTGCTGCACAGCCGCATCGCTCCCGTGGGCACACCACCGCCCCGCTCCGACGGCAGCGATCCCGGCGCCTTCCACGTGGAGGTCGTCTACGCCATCACGCCGGAGACCGACGGGAGCACCCACGACTTCTGGGCCGTCGCACGGGACTTCGCGCTCGAGGACGAGAAGGTCACCGATTTCCTGCGGGAGAACAACCGCACGGTGGTTCTGCAGGACGTCGTCGCCCTCGAGGTCCTGGAGAAGGCGGTGGCGTCGGAGCCACCCGGGCGGCAGGAGCTCAGCATCAACATCGACACGGGCGGTCTCGCCGCGCGGCGCATCCTCGGCCGCCTGCGCGAGGAGGGCGAGCGCCGCCCCGAGCCGGCCACGCGGTGA
- a CDS encoding TetR/AcrR family transcriptional regulator: MGEKHGERTRRRLSTEERREELLAVGARLFAASPHEDVSIDRVAEIAGVSRGLLYHYFPTKNEFFAAVVERESRRMLQLTAAVPGVPVREQLTTGLESFLEYVESHAQGFRAFHRAEAAGDPVVRRVYREGLAAQERQILDALAADPEAASMAADLPTLRIAVRGWLSFMVTVCLEWLEEEPRMPRDQVRDLCARALLGAITPP; the protein is encoded by the coding sequence ATGGGCGAGAAGCACGGGGAGCGTACGCGCCGCCGGCTGAGCACCGAGGAGCGTCGCGAGGAGCTTCTGGCCGTGGGAGCGCGGCTGTTCGCCGCCAGCCCCCACGAGGACGTCTCGATCGATCGGGTCGCCGAGATCGCGGGTGTCTCGCGCGGGCTCCTCTACCACTACTTCCCGACCAAGAACGAGTTCTTCGCCGCCGTGGTCGAGCGGGAGAGCCGCCGGATGCTGCAGCTGACGGCCGCGGTTCCGGGCGTGCCCGTACGGGAGCAGCTGACCACCGGTCTGGAGTCCTTTCTCGAATACGTGGAGAGCCACGCCCAGGGCTTCCGCGCCTTCCACCGGGCGGAGGCGGCGGGCGACCCGGTCGTGCGGAGGGTCTACCGGGAGGGCCTTGCCGCGCAGGAGCGGCAGATCCTCGACGCGCTCGCCGCCGACCCCGAGGCCGCCAGCATGGCCGCCGACCTTCCCACGCTCCGCATCGCCGTGCGCGGATGGCTCTCCTTCATGGTGACGGTGTGCCTGGAGTGGCTGGAGGAGGAGCCCCGGATGCCGCGCGACCAGGTACGGGACCTGTGTGCACGGGCGTTGCTGGGCGCGATCACGCCTCCGTGA
- a CDS encoding PDR/VanB family oxidoreductase produces the protein MRAATTTGEQVLTLTVTRREVLADAVVRLTLALPDGRPLPAWTPGAHLDLLLGAGLERQYSLCGDPGETSAYQVAVLRTDDGRGGSRHVHDELAEGATVRVRGPRNNFELADAPAYLFIAGGIGITPIVPMLAEADRRGADWKLVYGGRTLSSMAFAGPLAERWPTRVQLCPQDRSGLLDLDGLLASPSPRTAVYCCGPAPLLDAVEQRCAEWPPGALHTERFTPRVREVEEPDASFELELARSGRQLTVPADRSVLETVEEAGIEVLSSCREGTCGTCETGVLDGEPEHRDSLLTPDERAAGDVMFVCVSRCRGDRLVLDL, from the coding sequence CTGCGCGCAGCGACGACGACCGGCGAGCAGGTCCTGACCCTCACCGTGACGCGCAGGGAAGTCCTCGCCGACGCCGTCGTGCGCCTGACTCTCGCCCTGCCCGACGGGAGGCCCCTGCCCGCCTGGACGCCCGGCGCCCATCTGGACCTGCTGCTCGGCGCCGGGCTCGAGCGGCAGTACTCGCTGTGCGGCGACCCGGGGGAGACCTCCGCGTACCAGGTGGCCGTTCTGCGCACGGACGACGGCCGCGGCGGGTCGCGGCATGTGCACGACGAACTCGCCGAAGGCGCGACGGTCCGCGTCCGCGGACCGCGCAACAACTTCGAACTTGCCGACGCCCCCGCCTATCTCTTCATCGCCGGCGGGATCGGCATCACTCCGATCGTTCCGATGCTCGCCGAGGCCGACCGCCGCGGCGCCGACTGGAAGCTCGTCTACGGCGGACGCACGCTCTCCTCCATGGCGTTCGCCGGCCCACTGGCCGAACGCTGGCCCACGCGCGTCCAGTTGTGTCCGCAGGACCGCAGCGGCCTGCTCGACCTGGACGGGCTGCTCGCGTCTCCGAGCCCGCGCACCGCCGTCTACTGCTGCGGCCCCGCTCCGCTCCTCGACGCGGTCGAGCAGCGGTGCGCCGAGTGGCCGCCGGGCGCGCTGCACACCGAACGCTTCACCCCGCGCGTCCGGGAGGTCGAGGAGCCGGACGCCTCCTTCGAGCTCGAACTCGCCCGTTCCGGGCGGCAGCTGACCGTACCGGCTGACCGTTCGGTGCTCGAGACGGTCGAGGAAGCCGGGATCGAGGTGCTCTCGTCGTGCCGGGAAGGCACCTGCGGCACGTGCGAGACGGGAGTGCTGGACGGTGAGCCCGAGCACAGGGATTCGCTGCTCACGCCGGACGAACGCGCCGCCGGAGACGTGATGTTCGTCTGCGTGTCACGGTGTCGTGGCGATCGGCTCGTGCTGGATCTGTGA
- a CDS encoding cytochrome P450, with product MAQAQASERGARRKGFRSARLDWPELHRIPHPPRRVPLLGDVIGSSVQSPVQDSMRIGRELGPIFRRKAFNREIVFVWGADLAAELADESRFAKHVGLGVANLRPLAGDGLFTAYNHEPNWQLAHDILAPGFSRAAMEGYHPLMLDVARQLTAHWDERSGAGDAVDVPGDMTKLTLETIARTGFGHDFGSFERSRPHPFVDAMVGALSYAQRRNAAPPLVGPLLQRGAAKRNVADREYLNSTVDQVVEARRGSDGSGARGDLLDRMLETAHPETGERLSPDNIRRQVITFLVAGHETTSGALSFALHYLSRNPDVLARAQAEVDEVWGGSEEPAYEQVARLRYLRRVLDESLRLWPTAPAFSREALQDTTLGGVHPLRQGAWALVLIMLLHRDPAAWGEHAEVFDPDRFEPKAVRARPAHVFKPFGTGARACIGRQFALHEATLVLGLLIRRYDFTSDPDYRLRVDERLTLMPRALRLHLTRRTPAQAPAAAPA from the coding sequence ATGGCTCAGGCACAGGCGTCGGAGCGCGGTGCCAGGCGCAAGGGGTTCCGAAGTGCCCGTCTCGACTGGCCCGAACTGCACCGCATTCCGCATCCCCCGCGCCGAGTGCCCCTGCTGGGTGACGTGATCGGCTCCAGCGTGCAGTCGCCCGTGCAGGACTCGATGCGCATCGGGCGCGAACTCGGCCCGATCTTCCGGCGCAAGGCGTTCAACAGGGAGATCGTCTTCGTCTGGGGCGCGGACCTCGCGGCCGAACTCGCCGACGAGTCCCGCTTCGCCAAGCACGTCGGCCTCGGTGTGGCCAACCTGCGTCCCCTCGCCGGCGACGGCCTCTTCACCGCCTACAACCACGAGCCCAACTGGCAGCTCGCGCACGACATACTGGCGCCGGGATTCAGCCGGGCGGCCATGGAGGGCTACCACCCGCTGATGCTCGACGTGGCCCGGCAGCTCACCGCGCACTGGGACGAGCGCAGCGGCGCGGGCGACGCCGTCGACGTGCCGGGCGACATGACCAAGCTGACCCTGGAGACCATCGCGCGCACGGGCTTCGGACACGACTTCGGCTCCTTCGAACGCTCCCGTCCGCACCCGTTCGTGGACGCCATGGTCGGGGCGCTCTCGTACGCGCAGCGCCGCAACGCCGCCCCTCCGCTCGTCGGCCCGCTGCTGCAGCGCGGCGCCGCGAAGCGCAACGTCGCCGACCGCGAATACCTCAACTCCACGGTCGACCAGGTCGTCGAGGCCCGCCGCGGCTCCGACGGCAGCGGCGCCCGCGGCGACCTGCTGGACCGCATGCTGGAGACCGCACACCCCGAGACGGGCGAGCGGCTCTCGCCGGACAACATCCGCCGGCAGGTCATCACCTTCCTCGTCGCGGGGCACGAGACCACCTCCGGGGCGCTCTCGTTCGCCCTGCACTACCTCTCCCGCAACCCGGACGTGCTGGCGCGGGCGCAGGCCGAGGTGGACGAGGTCTGGGGCGGGAGCGAGGAGCCGGCGTACGAGCAGGTGGCGAGGCTGCGGTACCTGCGGCGCGTGCTGGACGAGTCGCTGCGGCTGTGGCCGACGGCCCCCGCCTTCTCCCGCGAGGCGCTCCAGGACACGACGCTCGGCGGCGTCCACCCGCTGCGCCAGGGCGCCTGGGCGCTGGTGCTGATCATGCTGCTGCACCGCGACCCGGCCGCCTGGGGCGAGCACGCGGAGGTCTTCGACCCGGACCGCTTCGAGCCGAAGGCGGTGCGCGCACGGCCGGCGCATGTCTTCAAGCCGTTCGGCACGGGCGCCCGCGCCTGCATCGGACGGCAGTTCGCGCTGCACGAGGCGACGCTGGTCCTGGGGCTGCTGATCCGCCGCTACGACTTCACCTCGGATCCGGACTACCGGCTGCGGGTCGACGAACGGCTCACCCTCATGCCGCGCGCTCTCAGGCTGCACCTCACGCGGCGCACACCGGCGCAGGCGCCGGCAGCGGCCCCCGCCTGA
- a CDS encoding IclR family transcriptional regulator yields the protein MRAGNQARSTGSVTGRALRVLEAFSPSAPVLTLTEISRRTALPLTTAHRLVNELADWGALERDPGGGYRIGLRLWEIAALAPRGLGLREIALPHLSDLARVTGENVQLAVREEMSVVYVERLAGRRSVPVLTRVGGRFALTPTSVGRVLLAYAPPDVQEVALAQRPVRYTERTECDPVRLRQALAEVRHTGVAVCERQVTMDSVSVAAPVHGEGNEVVAAVSVVAHIDSVQGHSLVPLVQVAASGISRALGATPPGSPASLPLGAVRGSARR from the coding sequence ATGCGCGCAGGGAATCAGGCGAGGAGCACCGGGTCGGTCACCGGCAGGGCGCTGCGGGTGCTCGAGGCGTTCTCGCCCTCGGCCCCGGTGCTCACCCTCACGGAGATCTCCCGGCGTACCGCCCTTCCGCTCACCACCGCCCACCGTCTCGTGAATGAACTGGCCGACTGGGGAGCGCTGGAGCGGGACCCGGGCGGCGGCTACCGCATCGGCCTGCGGCTGTGGGAGATCGCGGCCCTCGCCCCGCGCGGACTCGGACTGCGCGAGATCGCCCTCCCCCACCTGTCGGACCTCGCCCGTGTCACGGGCGAGAACGTGCAGCTGGCCGTGCGCGAGGAGATGTCGGTCGTGTACGTGGAGCGGCTCGCGGGGCGCCGTTCGGTCCCGGTGCTCACACGGGTCGGTGGCCGGTTCGCGCTGACGCCGACGAGCGTGGGGCGCGTCCTGCTCGCCTACGCACCGCCGGACGTTCAGGAAGTCGCCCTCGCTCAGCGCCCCGTCCGCTACACCGAACGCACCGAATGCGATCCCGTACGGCTGCGTCAGGCCCTGGCCGAGGTGCGGCACACGGGAGTCGCCGTGTGCGAGCGGCAGGTGACGATGGACAGCGTGTCGGTGGCCGCACCCGTGCACGGGGAAGGGAACGAGGTCGTCGCCGCCGTGTCGGTCGTGGCGCACATCGACTCCGTACAGGGCCACAGCCTGGTGCCCCTGGTGCAGGTCGCCGCGTCCGGGATCTCGCGTGCCCTTGGTGCGACGCCGCCCGGCTCCCCCGCGTCCCTGCCGCTCGGTGCGGTCCGCGGCTCCGCGCGGCGCTGA
- a CDS encoding dihydroxy-acid dehydratase, whose amino-acid sequence MTELRSNYRPGTSPWAVRRAQWRALGLTDEDMAKPKIAIVNSSSSLATCYSHLDGIAQAAREAVAEAGGLGFEIRTVAPSDFIHSAGGRGGYILSARDLISHDIEAAVEGAQLDGMVCLASCDKTAPGQLMAAARINLPTVMVGCGYQACGTFQGKHCDIEDVFLGAGHHAQGRLSLEDLTGMSENAVAGPGVCAGMGTANSMHMACEALGMALPGSTPVLADSPKMFEDVRAAARRAVSLVHEDLRPRDLLTPHAFENAVTLMLSLSASINSVKHLQAIAEEAESGVDVYGLYEQLADEVPLLAAVRPNGPDSIEEFDAAGGAATVMRSLGGQLHTDARTVTGRTVGENLEAAVPADGRVIRAADRPLGRHPTIVLVRGSLAPATGIVKLSVDEQRQTSFTGPAKVYEDPYSALDGLRGGEVQAGDVLVLRGLGPKGTPGMGMASRPVFALDGAGLTGQVAVVTDGQLSGLVNKGVVVGEVSPEAADGGPLALVQDGDTIAIDLTSRRADLLVPDGELDRRRQELAGSPEPGTSGTPDGHASRGWLSVYRRTVRPLQEGAVLSPRAQGDRR is encoded by the coding sequence ATGACCGAACTGCGCAGCAACTACCGGCCCGGCACATCTCCCTGGGCCGTGCGCCGCGCACAGTGGCGCGCCCTCGGGCTCACCGACGAGGACATGGCCAAGCCGAAGATCGCGATCGTCAACTCCTCGTCCTCACTTGCCACTTGCTACAGCCACCTGGACGGCATCGCACAGGCCGCCAGGGAGGCGGTCGCGGAGGCGGGCGGCCTCGGCTTCGAGATCCGTACCGTCGCACCCAGCGACTTCATCCACAGCGCGGGAGGCCGCGGCGGCTACATCCTCTCCGCCCGCGACCTGATCAGCCACGACATCGAGGCAGCCGTGGAGGGGGCGCAGCTGGACGGGATGGTCTGCCTGGCCTCGTGCGACAAGACCGCTCCCGGCCAGCTGATGGCCGCCGCCCGGATCAACCTGCCGACGGTCATGGTGGGTTGCGGCTACCAGGCGTGCGGCACCTTCCAGGGCAAGCACTGCGACATCGAGGACGTCTTTCTCGGCGCCGGCCACCACGCTCAGGGGCGGCTCTCCCTCGAGGATCTCACCGGCATGAGCGAGAACGCCGTGGCGGGCCCCGGCGTGTGCGCGGGCATGGGCACCGCCAACTCGATGCACATGGCGTGCGAAGCCCTCGGCATGGCTCTGCCCGGATCCACGCCCGTCCTCGCCGACAGTCCGAAGATGTTCGAAGACGTACGGGCCGCCGCACGCCGTGCCGTCTCGCTCGTCCACGAGGACCTGCGCCCCCGAGATCTGCTCACACCGCACGCGTTCGAGAACGCCGTGACGCTGATGCTCTCGCTCAGCGCGTCGATCAACTCGGTGAAGCATCTCCAGGCAATTGCCGAGGAGGCCGAGTCCGGAGTCGACGTGTACGGCCTGTACGAGCAACTCGCCGACGAGGTACCGCTGCTGGCGGCCGTACGCCCCAACGGACCCGATTCCATCGAGGAGTTCGACGCCGCAGGGGGTGCGGCGACCGTGATGCGGAGCCTCGGCGGGCAGCTGCACACCGATGCGAGGACGGTCACCGGCCGCACCGTCGGCGAGAACCTGGAGGCGGCGGTCCCGGCCGACGGACGGGTCATACGCGCTGCCGACAGGCCGCTCGGGCGGCACCCCACCATCGTCCTCGTGCGCGGCAGCCTGGCCCCGGCGACCGGCATCGTCAAACTCTCCGTCGACGAGCAGCGCCAGACGTCGTTCACCGGTCCAGCCAAGGTCTACGAGGACCCGTACTCGGCCCTCGACGGTCTGCGCGGCGGCGAGGTCCAGGCAGGGGACGTGCTCGTACTGCGCGGACTCGGCCCCAAGGGCACGCCCGGCATGGGCATGGCCTCCCGGCCCGTCTTCGCCCTCGACGGCGCGGGGCTTACCGGGCAGGTGGCCGTGGTCACCGACGGGCAGCTGTCCGGCCTCGTCAACAAGGGAGTCGTCGTCGGCGAGGTGTCACCGGAGGCCGCCGACGGCGGGCCGCTGGCGCTCGTACAGGACGGCGACACCATCGCGATCGACCTCACCTCGCGCCGCGCCGACCTCCTCGTACCGGACGGTGAACTCGACCGGCGCAGGCAGGAGTTGGCCGGATCACCGGAACCCGGGACGTCCGGTACCCCCGACGGTCACGCGTCCCGGGGCTGGCTCTCGGTCTACCGGCGCACCGTCCGTCCGCTCCAGGAGGGGGCCGTCCTCTCACCCCGCGCGCAAGGAGACCGCCGCTGA
- the ddaH gene encoding dimethylargininase, which yields MPELKALVRPPSSRLAEGLVTHVERVPVDRDLAVRQWEGYVRALRDNGWRTLEVPAEETCPDSVFVEDAVVVLRGTALICRSGALSRRSETAAVEESVRVLGYTVRRVEAPATIDGGDVLKSGETVYVGVGGRTNEEGVRQLRAAFEPLGARVVPVPVTRVLHLKSAVTALPDGTVIGHPPLVDDPSHFPAFRAVPEEAGAHVVLLGGNRLLMAASAPRSAELLSGLGYEPVLVDIGEFEKLEGCVTCLSVRLRDLPEPAWP from the coding sequence GTGCCCGAGCTGAAGGCACTCGTACGCCCGCCCTCCTCGCGACTCGCCGAGGGTCTGGTCACCCATGTGGAGCGGGTGCCGGTGGACCGCGACCTCGCCGTGCGCCAATGGGAGGGCTACGTACGGGCGTTGCGGGACAACGGCTGGCGGACCCTGGAGGTGCCGGCCGAAGAGACGTGCCCCGACAGCGTGTTCGTGGAGGACGCCGTGGTCGTCCTGCGCGGGACCGCGCTGATCTGCCGCTCCGGAGCGCTCTCGCGGCGCTCCGAGACCGCCGCGGTGGAGGAGTCGGTGCGGGTGCTGGGCTACACGGTCCGCCGCGTCGAGGCCCCGGCGACGATCGACGGCGGAGACGTGCTCAAGAGCGGCGAGACCGTGTACGTCGGCGTCGGGGGACGCACCAACGAGGAAGGCGTGCGCCAACTGCGCGCCGCCTTCGAGCCGTTGGGCGCGCGCGTCGTGCCCGTACCCGTCACGAGGGTGCTGCACCTGAAGTCCGCCGTCACCGCACTGCCCGACGGCACGGTCATCGGCCACCCGCCCCTCGTCGACGACCCGTCGCATTTCCCCGCCTTCCGCGCCGTACCGGAGGAGGCCGGCGCCCACGTCGTCCTGCTCGGCGGGAACCGGCTGCTCATGGCCGCGAGCGCCCCGCGGAGCGCGGAACTGCTGTCGGGGCTGGGGTACGAGCCGGTCCTCGTGGACATCGGCGAGTTCGAGAAGCTGGAAGGCTGCGTGACCTGCCTGTCGGTACGGCTGCGCGACCTGCCCGAGCCCGCGTGGCCGTAG
- a CDS encoding FAD-dependent oxidoreductase: MPHALTELTLHTVTKAPDPVAHALDADVCIVGAGVSGLSAAIESAQLGRDVVVVDSLPVLGGQMVNSLIGLFCGVFGNAPDYRQLTHGMFDDIFARLGASDDIHFNKGHTITVSYDEVALGRWVERRIRELGIRVVLGASITGVERDGRRIGAVTFATRFGDVRVQARGFVDASGDAALAWEAGLPCRVPERTIYGSQQIVLEHLDETHQPGREELAEHVARKAEEYGLLRRDGLAFFFPGRNTAVMNMTHIEAPLDPVRAASAQLEGREQADLVVEFLRAEYPKAFGQARVRSYGLPGRRQTRWIKGVHALSLDEVREGTRFHDSVARTAWPIELHDRAEGYVWEMFDADHVHYVPLRSMLSPQADNLVAAGRCADGDAAALSSVRVMGPCAAMGAAAAHALDLAGGDGSVHDIDIPVLRERLAANLDD, translated from the coding sequence ATGCCCCACGCGCTGACCGAGCTCACGCTGCACACCGTCACCAAGGCGCCGGACCCAGTGGCTCACGCCCTGGACGCGGACGTGTGCATCGTGGGGGCCGGCGTCTCCGGGCTGTCCGCCGCGATCGAGTCGGCGCAGCTGGGACGGGACGTCGTCGTGGTCGACAGCCTGCCCGTGCTGGGCGGGCAGATGGTCAACTCCCTCATCGGCCTCTTCTGCGGTGTCTTCGGCAACGCACCGGACTACCGGCAGCTGACCCACGGCATGTTCGACGACATCTTCGCCCGCCTCGGGGCGAGCGACGACATCCACTTCAACAAGGGACACACCATCACCGTCAGTTATGACGAGGTGGCCCTCGGCCGGTGGGTGGAGCGCAGGATCCGCGAACTGGGCATCCGAGTCGTCCTGGGCGCCTCGATCACGGGCGTCGAGCGCGACGGACGCCGCATCGGGGCCGTCACCTTCGCGACGCGCTTCGGCGACGTACGGGTCCAGGCCCGCGGCTTCGTCGACGCCAGCGGCGACGCCGCCCTCGCCTGGGAGGCGGGTCTGCCGTGCCGGGTCCCCGAGCGGACCATCTACGGCTCGCAGCAGATCGTGCTGGAGCACCTGGACGAGACCCATCAGCCCGGGCGCGAGGAACTCGCCGAGCACGTCGCCCGCAAGGCCGAGGAGTACGGGCTCCTGCGCCGCGACGGACTCGCGTTCTTCTTCCCCGGCAGGAACACGGCCGTGATGAACATGACCCACATCGAGGCGCCGCTGGACCCGGTGCGGGCCGCGAGCGCCCAGCTCGAAGGGCGCGAACAGGCCGACCTGGTCGTGGAGTTCCTGCGCGCCGAATACCCCAAGGCGTTCGGGCAGGCACGGGTGCGCTCCTACGGGCTGCCCGGCCGCCGCCAGACCCGCTGGATCAAGGGAGTTCACGCGCTGAGCCTCGACGAAGTGCGGGAAGGCACCCGCTTCCACGACTCCGTGGCCCGCACGGCGTGGCCGATCGAACTCCACGACCGTGCCGAGGGCTACGTGTGGGAGATGTTCGACGCCGACCACGTGCACTACGTGCCGCTGCGCTCGATGCTCTCGCCGCAGGCGGACAACCTCGTCGCGGCGGGCCGCTGCGCCGACGGTGACGCCGCCGCCCTCTCCAGCGTCCGCGTCATGGGCCCCTGCGCCGCGATGGGCGCCGCCGCCGCCCACGCCCTCGACCTCGCGGGAGGTGACGGCAGCGTGCACGACATCGACATCCCCGTACTGCGTGAACGGCTCGCGGCCAACCTCGACGACTGA
- a CDS encoding LysR family transcriptional regulator — protein MATPPERTPAHLANLDLNLLVTLRELFRERNVTRAARRLGVSQPAVSASLSRLRRHFGDELLLRSGGVYVLTPLATQLTDQVETVCAATERLFATGSAFEPAGSRREFTLLMSDYPATVLGDRLSRLLAREAPRAALHMRLVRETIGGDIVETIRLVDGMVSPRLGHFRTPVSSQPLFKDRWMCLLSADHPLCEADSFGLEDLTPLPWVVPYHRDAGYPSASPATRQLTALGIRPRIAVRVESYRAVPDFIAGTRRVALYPARLAARLPAERGVRALEWPVPIDEIDELLWWDTVYDKDPANVWLRGLVARAAADADA, from the coding sequence ATGGCCACCCCGCCCGAGCGCACGCCCGCACACCTCGCCAATCTCGACCTGAACCTCCTGGTCACGCTGCGCGAGCTGTTCCGGGAGCGCAACGTGACGCGGGCGGCCCGGCGGCTCGGGGTCTCCCAGCCCGCCGTCAGCGCCTCGCTCTCCCGGCTGCGCCGCCACTTCGGGGACGAACTGCTGCTGCGCTCCGGCGGCGTGTACGTCCTCACACCGCTGGCCACGCAGCTGACCGACCAGGTGGAGACGGTGTGCGCTGCTACCGAACGGCTCTTCGCCACCGGCAGCGCCTTCGAGCCGGCCGGCTCCCGGCGCGAGTTCACGCTGCTGATGTCCGACTACCCCGCGACCGTCCTCGGCGACCGGCTCTCGCGGCTGCTGGCGCGTGAGGCACCGCGAGCGGCCCTGCACATGCGGCTCGTACGGGAGACGATCGGCGGCGACATCGTCGAGACCATCAGGCTCGTCGACGGCATGGTCTCCCCGCGTCTGGGCCACTTCCGTACGCCGGTCAGCTCGCAGCCGCTGTTCAAGGACCGCTGGATGTGCCTGCTCTCCGCGGACCATCCGCTGTGCGAGGCGGACTCCTTCGGGCTGGAGGACCTCACGCCGCTGCCCTGGGTGGTGCCGTACCACCGCGACGCCGGCTACCCCTCCGCCTCCCCGGCGACCCGGCAGCTGACGGCGCTGGGCATACGCCCGCGGATCGCCGTACGCGTGGAAAGCTACCGGGCCGTCCCGGACTTCATCGCCGGAACCCGAAGGGTTGCCCTTTACCCGGCCAGGCTCGCGGCGCGGCTGCCCGCCGAGCGCGGAGTGCGGGCCCTGGAGTGGCCGGTCCCGATCGACGAGATCGACGAGCTGCTGTGGTGGGACACCGTCTACGACAAGGATCCCGCGAACGTCTGGCTCCGCGGCCTGGTGGCCAGGGCGGCGGCCGACGCAGACGCGTGA